A region of the Arenibacter antarcticus genome:
GACTTATACGACGATGAAACTGATAGCGAGAACATTAGCGCTGAGGACATCAATATAGATGAGTATTTAAGTGATGACGAAATTCCCGAATATAGAACACAAGCCAATAATTATAGCTCCGACGATGAGGAGAAAAGCGTACCCTATGCGGCAGGCATTTCTTTTAACCAGTATTTGATAAATCAATTAAACACTGTTTATCTAAACGACGAAGAATGGTCTATTGCTGAATTCTTGGTAGGAAGCGTGGACGAAAGCGGATATATCAGAAGGCCACTCACCGATATCATGGATGACCTTGCCTTTACCCAAAATATATACACGGACGAAAAGACTATAAAAAAGGTATTGCGTATCGTTCAAGAACTAGACCCGGCTGGTGTTGCATCGCAGTCCTTGGAAGAATGCCTACTTATTCAGCTCAAAAGGAAAGAGCCCACCGCAAGTATTGAACTCGCTATTAGCTTGTTAGAGAAATCCTTTGAGCAGTTTTCAAAAAAACATTACCAAAAGCTGATCCAAAAACACAATATTTCGGAGGTCCAATTAAAGGCTGCCATTACAGAAATAGAACGTCTTAATCCCAAACCAGGCGGATCCTATTCAGGAAACAACAGGATTGTTGAACACGTAGTCCCTGACTTTACCATACGTATTACGGAAGGCCAGCTAGAACTAAGCCTAAACGGTAGAAATGCCCCTGAATTACATGTTTCCAGGGAATATAATAATATGTTGGAAGGCTATAAAAATTCCAAGGAAAAATCCAGATCACAGAAGGATACGGTAATGTTTATTAAGCAAAAGTTAGACTCCGCGAAATGGTTTATAGATGCTATTAGACAACGTCAACAAACGTTGTTTATTACGATGAACGAAATTATGCATTACCAAAAAGAGTACTTCCTTAGTGGTGATGAGCGCAAGTTGCGCCCTATGATCTTAAAAGACGTTGCCGATGCCATAAATATGGATGTATCTACGGTTTCTCGCGTGGCAAACAGTAAATATGTTGACACCCCCTATGGCACCAAACTGATCAAAGAATACTTTTCAGAGTCTATGAAAAATGATCAGGGAGAAGATGTTTCCACTAAGGAAATAAAGAAAATATTGGAAACCGTAATCGGGGAGGAAATTAAAAAGAAACCTTTGACCGATGATAAATTGGCTAAAATATTACTAGAGAAAGGATACCCTATAGCACGTAGAACTGTAGCAAAATACAGGGAGCAATTAGACATTCCAGTAGCAAGGCTTCGCAAACAAATTTAATGGGAACCTTCCTGCAAATAGTATCCTACCTACTACACCCGCTCTACATCCCCTTCGCCGGCACATTGGCATATTTTATAATTACACCCCAGTACAATCCTTTAGAGTTACAGAGCGGAAATATTCTTCCCATATTTATACTCACCGTCATTATCCCTATTATATTTTATTCGATTTTACGCAATTTAGCCGTGGTAAGTACGATTCATATGCCACATTTAAAAGAAAGAAAATATCCTTTATACATTAGTTTAGCATTACTACTTATGGTGGTATTCCGCGTCATCCCTAATAATTTCACCATAGAATTACATTACTATTTCCTAGGAATGATCGCTGCGATTTTTAGTGCCCTGCTATTGCTATTTCTAAATTTCAAATGTAGCTTACATCTAATAGGAATGGGCAGCTTACTAATGTACCTCGTAAATCTTAGCATACATTTCGAATTAAACCTAACTATAGCCATCAGCATCACCACACTTCTTTGTGGCTTGGTTGCCACTAGCCGCCTTTACATAAATAACAACAATAGGGCAGAGGTCCTTATTGGCTTTTTAATAGGAATAAGCACGCAACTTTTAACTGTTAAATTTTGGCTATAAAATATAAAAAATAAGCCCTATTTGTAAGGGTTGTAAATTTAGTGGTATCCCAGTAGGCAAGCTAGCATTTTCCTTAAAAAGGGAACGCAAGGAATAGTACACATGGATATTAAAGGTATTGTAACCAACATTAAAGGCAAGTCCATACTGAAACCTATTTATATCTGGATTGCTAAATCCAACCTTCTCCGTACTGCTAACAAATTTGGAACGATTCCCAAAAACATAACCGAGTTTCATACCCGCGTAGACGCGCCAAAATTTATATTCTTCAGGAGTGGAATTACGCCATCTCATTTGCAACGGCATTTCCAAGACATGGGTCTCTATTTTATTTCTTTTGTACGAAGTAGTCCTGTCCAATATCTCGTATTCTACCCCTGTAAGCTGCTCTACTGCACGTA
Encoded here:
- the rpoN gene encoding RNA polymerase factor sigma-54 yields the protein MLKQHLQFKLSQKLSPQQIQLMKLIQLPTQAFEQRLKQELEENPALETGKEETEPQEDEFDDLYDDETDSENISAEDINIDEYLSDDEIPEYRTQANNYSSDDEEKSVPYAAGISFNQYLINQLNTVYLNDEEWSIAEFLVGSVDESGYIRRPLTDIMDDLAFTQNIYTDEKTIKKVLRIVQELDPAGVASQSLEECLLIQLKRKEPTASIELAISLLEKSFEQFSKKHYQKLIQKHNISEVQLKAAITEIERLNPKPGGSYSGNNRIVEHVVPDFTIRITEGQLELSLNGRNAPELHVSREYNNMLEGYKNSKEKSRSQKDTVMFIKQKLDSAKWFIDAIRQRQQTLFITMNEIMHYQKEYFLSGDERKLRPMILKDVADAINMDVSTVSRVANSKYVDTPYGTKLIKEYFSESMKNDQGEDVSTKEIKKILETVIGEEIKKKPLTDDKLAKILLEKGYPIARRTVAKYREQLDIPVARLRKQI
- a CDS encoding porin family protein, with product MRGLLQVLFCFISLGVVGQDIVIFDVQDRKYLEDQFYLGLTYNFLMELPIDVEQRNLSYGLQGGFIKDIPLNWDRTLGLGIGLGYGINSYYTNLRAVEQLTGVEYEILDRTTSYKRNKIETHVLEMPLQMRWRNSTPEEYKFWRVYAGMKLGYVFGNRSKFVSSTEKVGFSNPDINRFQYGLAFNVGYNTFNIHVYYSLRSLFKENASLPTGIPLNLQPLQIGLIFYIL